Proteins from a single region of Hyphomicrobiales bacterium:
- a CDS encoding HD domain-containing phosphohydrolase, whose product MYWAVADLNFNNVKAAFIAEDKLSALGVLAELSSDLSIELIVWEFIDAADLTAFDIVIVSLDLKHPSIASQLSDVLKTSQFTGQLIFATDKSSRVEVTQAHALGAVSTIARPINVTQLSKTLLDVTHINIQSEKEPIEFASDTCIKIADMMDAVTIAARRGGPLPLDEIHINCENVIASMRNGNMNTWLKAVRSHSSYTYRHVMIVTGFAALFATRFNMAQEDASKLTLGAMLHDIGKIFIPGKILHKPGKLTQHETEIVREHAVKGAELLEKDGSFDDELIMIVRNHHELLDGSGYPDGLRGDEIPDIVRIMTVVDIFCGLIEARSYKASLPMDTAYKMLRSMGSKLDQAIVRGFEPIAYDNASHEMIKKIRKTAA is encoded by the coding sequence GTGTACTGGGCAGTTGCGGACTTGAATTTCAACAATGTAAAAGCAGCTTTTATTGCTGAAGATAAGTTATCTGCCTTAGGTGTTTTGGCGGAGCTAAGCAGCGATCTTTCAATTGAGTTGATCGTCTGGGAGTTTATCGACGCCGCTGATCTTACAGCCTTTGACATCGTTATTGTAAGCTTAGATCTCAAACACCCAAGCATTGCCAGTCAGCTAAGTGATGTCCTCAAAACATCACAATTTACGGGGCAACTCATTTTTGCGACTGATAAATCTAGTCGTGTAGAGGTAACACAGGCTCATGCATTAGGGGCCGTTAGCACGATTGCGCGCCCTATAAATGTAACGCAACTTTCCAAAACACTTCTTGATGTTACGCATATCAATATACAATCGGAAAAAGAGCCGATTGAATTTGCATCAGATACCTGTATCAAAATAGCAGATATGATGGATGCGGTTACCATTGCCGCACGCCGTGGTGGACCTCTTCCTTTGGACGAAATCCATATTAATTGCGAGAATGTTATTGCGTCGATGCGTAATGGAAATATGAACACATGGCTGAAAGCTGTGCGGTCACATTCTTCATATACCTATCGTCACGTTATGATTGTAACCGGATTTGCAGCACTCTTTGCGACGCGGTTCAACATGGCGCAGGAAGATGCAAGCAAGCTTACTCTAGGGGCGATGCTGCATGATATTGGCAAGATTTTCATACCTGGTAAAATTCTCCACAAGCCTGGAAAACTGACGCAACACGAGACGGAAATTGTTCGTGAGCACGCGGTAAAGGGCGCAGAACTGCTAGAAAAAGATGGCAGTTTTGATGATGAGCTGATCATGATTGTACGCAATCATCATGAACTGTTGGATGGAAGTGGTTATCCGGACGGACTGCGTGGGGATGAAATTCCCGATATTGTGCGCATCATGACGGTCGTTGATATTTTTTGCGGATTGATAGAGGCGCGGTCTTACAAAGCATCATTGCCGATGGATACAGCTTACAAAATGTTGCGAAGCATGGGCTCGAAGTTGGACCAGGCAATCGTTCGTGGGTTTGAACCAATCGCCTATGATAATGCGTCTCACGAGATGATTAAGAAAATCAGAAAGACAGCGGCCTAA
- a CDS encoding HD domain-containing phosphohydrolase codes for MGQNTKFSIKAAFVTDDKTHAVSIMPAVASVIDIELFAWESLQSNDLLGVHILIFDVDIANVENINRLKSIHKSVGHEPHTIYPVDRRDHRAESQINALRAKHTVARPLVSGALIEKITDICENEADVVSYIAANTPEKKAAATSLMISDLFDGISSSILRGGLLPTAELNTTTRDVVRTLESADMNTWLAAVRTHSSFTYKHVMVVTGFAAAFGLVFNMGHEDKERLTLAALVHDIGKTKTPLKILDKPGKLSDAELRTMRKHPVEGYEILAKNPDLGHEIAMVARSHHEYLDGSGYPDGLGASEIPDIVRVMTVIDIFSALIEARSYKRSLPPEQAYAVLQEMGGKLDQDVVRAFEPIALSQNTNDLVTRLNRTVA; via the coding sequence ATGGGGCAAAACACTAAATTTTCAATCAAAGCAGCATTCGTAACGGATGACAAAACGCATGCCGTAAGCATTATGCCGGCTGTGGCTTCTGTGATTGATATCGAGCTGTTTGCTTGGGAAAGCCTGCAAAGCAATGATTTGCTGGGTGTTCATATTCTTATTTTTGATGTCGATATTGCTAACGTTGAAAATATCAATCGTTTGAAAAGCATTCATAAGTCTGTCGGTCATGAGCCGCATACAATTTATCCGGTCGACCGCAGGGATCATCGTGCTGAATCTCAAATAAATGCGTTAAGAGCGAAGCATACTGTAGCCCGCCCGCTAGTGAGCGGCGCATTAATCGAAAAAATAACAGATATTTGCGAAAACGAAGCCGATGTTGTGTCGTATATTGCTGCGAACACGCCTGAAAAGAAAGCAGCGGCAACATCGCTGATGATTTCAGATCTCTTCGATGGTATATCAAGTTCGATTTTACGCGGTGGGCTGTTGCCAACGGCTGAACTGAACACAACCACGCGGGATGTTGTTCGGACGCTTGAATCAGCTGATATGAACACATGGTTGGCAGCTGTTCGGACGCATTCCTCATTTACCTATAAGCATGTCATGGTTGTTACTGGTTTCGCAGCAGCCTTTGGTCTTGTCTTTAACATGGGCCATGAAGATAAAGAGCGATTGACGCTTGCAGCGCTTGTTCACGATATTGGTAAAACCAAAACACCGCTCAAAATTTTGGATAAACCGGGAAAACTATCTGATGCCGAGTTAAGGACGATGCGTAAGCATCCGGTTGAGGGTTACGAAATTCTCGCTAAAAATCCTGATCTTGGACACGAAATCGCGATGGTCGCGCGTAGCCACCATGAATATTTGGATGGCTCTGGTTATCCAGATGGGCTTGGCGCGTCTGAAATTCCAGATATTGTTCGCGTGATGACTGTTATTGATATTTTCTCAGCATTAATTGAGGCGCGATCCTACAAACGTTCGTTGCCGCCAGAACAAGCCTATGCTGTCTTACAGGAAATGGGCGGTAAACTTGATCAGGATGTTGTGCGAGCATTTGAGCCAATTGCTCTTAGCCAAAACACAAATGATCTCGTAACACGTTTAAATCGAACTGTTGCATAA